Part of the Candoia aspera isolate rCanAsp1 chromosome 1, rCanAsp1.hap2, whole genome shotgun sequence genome, TTTGCTAAACAAGCCTTTTCTGTCTCTGATCAAATCAGTGCTGCTCAAGTGCAAGGTCATTTCATGTTACACAAAGCCAATCCAGATGAAGCTCTTCGGAATGTGCAGATGCTTCTATCTTGATTCTGAACAAACACTGAGAAAACGTTAAAGATAGTTGCATGGGCTGTTCACACAGTACACAGTAACTAAGGGTGATACCCTCAATATATCTGCCTCAGTGAGGTTGTCCTTTTTgtcaaaaaaaataaagaataaaccaAACAATCTCATCTTGCACATCTCTTAAAATGAAATCGAACATGGAGTTCAGACTGAAGGGCTTCTCCCTACTGTAATTCCCTATTCAGAGCAGCCATCTTCCCCTCTCCAGGAGTCTGTGTCACAATAACGGCTAAAGTAATATACTGAGGAAGCACTCGGTCCTTCAGAATTGATGGCCCTAGAACATTCCATCTACCAAGCAACTTTATTGACTaataaaacacaggaagaaacattaaccaccACTGCTGGATGAATAGTTAAGAAAAGCTATCCTCAGAATTTTATGGAAGGACAGGCAAAAAAATACAGTTAAGACTGCCTTCAGaatatcaaggttaaaatagatagatgatagattcagtatttttatactgaatataattaaaaaGTTTCAACTTCTGCAGAATGAGGCAAACCACTCCTCCTTGATTAGCATAATATACCAAAAGCTCATGAATATAGAACTTCTGTGTCCACTTTAGATTTCCCATCTTCCATTCATAATGGAGTATATGACTAGTTGGGTAACTCTTTAAGTAAAAAGCCATAAGAACAGACTGAAATACAGTGTTATGAAAGGGCTGGTCTAGTCTGATGTACAATAGCAACTATTATCttccttagcaaaacaaataGGTTGGCTTATTCAGGTTGGCTTTAATACTCATACTTTTACTTCACATAGCCACAAATTTCATTACAGGTGAGAAATGTGTGAGCAAAAACACATGCACATTTCCCCTTCACCCCCACTACTGTGGTAGAATACAATCCTCTCATCCCAAAATCGGGTACAACAATTTTGGGCCAAAAATGACAGAAGACAAAAAATGTCACTGTTTGCATAGCTTTTTATAGTTCTGGCACACTGGCATCTGGAATTGAAGGGTTCAGTGTAAGCTTCTCTTTTGAAATATAAGTACCTCAAAATTCTGGAGAGCAAATGTTTAATCACAGCATAAATTCAGAGTGGCATATTTGGTACTGACAGCAGTGAAAAGTTCACTAAAAAACAACATCCCGGTATGCAGCCTACCTGCAGCCTTCTGTGGTTCAGAGGACCATTTACACGTAAGAGGAGCTTAATTCTAAATTTTCCAAGCTGAAACTGACTACAGTGCACACTTCTGCCATCACGTCTAGCACTAATGACCGTTAATAGTAAACAATATGGGAAATCTGATCCAAACCCCTGGCAATAAAGAGGGAGACATACCtcaaaaaatatctttaaaagtgTTTAACAGTGCATTTTCCCAAGTGGCTTTTCCAACTAAGCGATTTCACCTCCCCACCACTGCAATAATTCCGTTTTGCTAGAAGATATTTCAATATACTTATGAACTATCATTTATTGCTCTCTCAAGTTAGATATTTCTCCCTGTGCAGCATTCTAATCCTCACAAACAGCATATTCTTCACAAAGCTGACGCAATCCCACAAGATGTAGATGGCCTGTGTGTTAGAGAAAACTCCCCAgacagctgtttttttcccctctaaaatAATGAAAAGTCAATGTCTGAAAGGCAAAAGACAAAATTATCAGTGTCCTCCCCTTGATTGCCAGCAGCTAGGAGCCTCCCTCAGTCTCTTGGAACTGCAGTTCTTTCCGTGGCTTTGGTCTGGACTGCCCCCCtcttggcattttgggataagTTACATACTCTCTCCCTTTGGTCTTTTCCCATCTCTCACAGTCCTGAATCCCATGCTGACCCTGCCATTTGTTACGCCCTCTGAGCTCTCTGCGGCAAACATCCACTTTCTCTCTGTCTGAGGCTTGAGTTTTCTGCACTGGCATCCACTTCCCCATGTTGTTTTCCTCTTCTTTGGCTGACGGGACATCTTTGGTGCACAAATCTTTTTTATCCATGAATGAAGACTCCTGGCTTCGGCTACAAGATTTTGAAATGTCTTGATTATATCTCCCACAGCTCCATCgccctctttccttcttccagTTAGGTCTCCTACTGCAGATTTTAGATTCTCCCTCAACATACATTTCCGTGGTCATCTCCAGTGCCTTGCAATGTAGTTGCCAGCCAGGCTTTTGTAAAGATGGCTTCTCCCCTCGACTCCTCTCTCTCTTGTTATGGTGATGCAAAGTAACAGATGATTTATCTATATTTTTTAGCTCACTGTTCATGAGTGTTGTACTTCTTTGAGCATGTTCTGAGCCTTCTGGTGACTTCAGCTCATCCTTGATTCCCAGGTCATTTTCTGAGATGGCTGTATGATCATATTCCCTGACATCAGAGGGCTGAGAAGAAAGAGGGCATAATGAAGGACAAAATAAATGAACCAGAAAGATCATGCAGCAAGGGCTAAAGTGTTGGGGTCAGCAAAGTCATATTCTCCAGCTTGTCTTATAATTAATCTCTCGTTACAAATAGGCTGCATGTGCTTGACAATAACAGCCATCAAAAAATGGCTTTGATACTTTAGTCTTAATCAATTCCCTAAAAGACACTTAAGGAATTGCGTAAAATGCAAATATCAAAGTCATCTCTTTGCTCCGAGACAAAACATGTCAGCCAAGTAAAAGCTGATCTTTCACCTCCTTGCCTGCAAAGAGGATTAATAGCTCCATTATCTTGGATGCTATTCAGTTTCTTCATTCCTTTCTTAATAACActtcttctttctattcttaTGATCAACTAACCTTTTGCAGGCTAACAAAATAGCGATTTCTCTCCAACTCAGGGTCAATGATGCCTCCTTTTTCTTGTTGTCTCTGGAAGATCTGACGCAGTCGCTCTCTGTGTTGCAGTGTCTGCTGGTCAGGCTGGTACACTTCCTGAGGGGAAACAACATGTTGTATTTCAGGAGAGCAGCAAGTGGAATCTTTGGGCATAACACAATAACTATGCTGCACAGTTGGAAAGTGCAGAGTTGGAAAGGTACATACTTTAggtaaagcagaaaaaaagatctTGACACTGTTCTTGAAAGGACAAAGGATTTAGGTCAGGCCACCCCAGGCTGGATTTTCCAGTTATCTTAGACTAAAACTTGCATAATTCTCAGACCTATCTGGAAAACTTGAGTAGAAAGATTGATTTACATTTTGCACTGTGTATTAGGCTACGTGTACATAGCTAAAAACTGTTACACATTATGAGAATGAGAACATGCTGCGGACGCTTAGCCATTTGGTTTCTCCATCCATGATCTCCCACACCCTGCTGGGCTTCAGAGCCCCGCTGATGTCactatttagaaataatttagcAAAGCTTATTCAGAGGTACGAGATTTCCTAAATGATTTGATATATGACAAATGATTTAGGCTAGAAGACTCTTGTTTGTTCCATCTTTTAAAGCATAATGGTTCCACACAAAAGGTCCCCCTGCCAATTTTCCTTACCGTTGACTGCTGTGGTAGTGGTGCTGCCTGCAGCGTGGCAAGGTCATACACTAGAGGCTCCCTGCACACCGGGCATTGCACTTCGATATCCTGTGCAAGGAAAGATGACAGAAACAACCATAACCATCTTGTAAGTAGGCCATGCCCATGGAATATTCTGTTACTACCTTCA contains:
- the RNF25 gene encoding E3 ubiquitin-protein ligase RNF25 isoform X1; the protein is MAAGGGEDRTGAEDWALPSEVEVLESIYLDELQVFKGKRSVPWEISITLHPATAEDQDSQYVCFTLVLSVPLQYPNEIPKIAIRNPRGLSDEQIQKISQTLQCIAETQLGTPVLYELIEKGKEILTDNNIPHGQCVICLYGFQENEAFTKTPCYHYFHSRCLASYTEHMEKEISVQKKERIQHLTSMPKEDIEVQCPVCREPLVYDLATLQAAPLPQQSTEVYQPDQQTLQHRERLRQIFQRQQEKGGIIDPELERNRYFVSLQKPSDVREYDHTAISENDLGIKDELKSPEGSEHAQRSTTLMNSELKNIDKSSVTLHHHNKRERSRGEKPSLQKPGWQLHCKALEMTTEMYVEGESKICSRRPNWKKERGRWSCGRYNQDISKSCSRSQESSFMDKKDLCTKDVPSAKEEENNMGKWMPVQKTQASDREKVDVCRRELRGRNKWQGQHGIQDCERWEKTKGREYVTYPKMPRGGQSRPKPRKELQFQETEGGS
- the RNF25 gene encoding E3 ubiquitin-protein ligase RNF25 isoform X2, with product MAAGGGEDRTGAEDWALPSEVEVLESIYLDELQVFKGKRSVPWEISITLHPATAEDQDSQYVCFTLVLSVPLQYPNEIPKIAIRNPRGLSDEQIQKISQTLQCIAETQLGTPVLYELIEKGKEILTDNNIPHGQCVICLYGFQENEAFTKTPCYHYFHSRCLASYTEHMEKEISVQKKERIQHLTSMPKEEVYQPDQQTLQHRERLRQIFQRQQEKGGIIDPELERNRYFVSLQKPSDVREYDHTAISENDLGIKDELKSPEGSEHAQRSTTLMNSELKNIDKSSVTLHHHNKRERSRGEKPSLQKPGWQLHCKALEMTTEMYVEGESKICSRRPNWKKERGRWSCGRYNQDISKSCSRSQESSFMDKKDLCTKDVPSAKEEENNMGKWMPVQKTQASDREKVDVCRRELRGRNKWQGQHGIQDCERWEKTKGREYVTYPKMPRGGQSRPKPRKELQFQETEGGS
- the RNF25 gene encoding E3 ubiquitin-protein ligase RNF25 isoform X3, whose amino-acid sequence is MGISQTLQCIAETQLGTPVLYELIEKGKEILTDNNIPHGQCVICLYGFQENEAFTKTPCYHYFHSRCLASYTEHMEKEISVQKKERIQHLTSMPKEDIEVQCPVCREPLVYDLATLQAAPLPQQSTEVYQPDQQTLQHRERLRQIFQRQQEKGGIIDPELERNRYFVSLQKPSDVREYDHTAISENDLGIKDELKSPEGSEHAQRSTTLMNSELKNIDKSSVTLHHHNKRERSRGEKPSLQKPGWQLHCKALEMTTEMYVEGESKICSRRPNWKKERGRWSCGRYNQDISKSCSRSQESSFMDKKDLCTKDVPSAKEEENNMGKWMPVQKTQASDREKVDVCRRELRGRNKWQGQHGIQDCERWEKTKGREYVTYPKMPRGGQSRPKPRKELQFQETEGGS